ACAGCCTGCCTTTGTTTGGCAGCAGCAAGGTCTACAAAGGGAGAATAGAGGGACGGGGCATTGGGTACGCCTGCGAGTAAGGCACTTTGTGCTAAAGTTAAATCAGCAGGTTCTTTGTTAAAATAGTTATTCGAAGCGGCCTTGATACCGTAAGAACCTGAACCAAAATAAATTGTATTGACATACATCTCCAGAATTTCTTCTTTCGAATAATGCAGTTCCATATCAACAGCAAGAATAAATTCTTCGATTTTTCGGCCAAAGTTTTTATCTTGATTTAAAAAAAGATTCTTTACGAGTTGCTGTGTAATCGTACTGCCGCCTTCAGTATAGGCCCCTGTTTGCATATTGACAAGTGTAGCCCGTAAGAGGCTTTCCACGTCAAACCCGTAGTGATGATAAAAGCGATTGTCCTCGACAGCAATAACAGCTTGTTGAAAAGGAAGGGGAATGTCGTTCATTTTCACATAGCTTTTTCGATCTAATTTGTCTTCAACAGCACTTTTTAACATGATGATTCGATGAATGCGCTGATAGAGACCTGCCGTTGTTTGCATAGCCTCGTTTGCATGGATATTTTTATTGAAGTTCGTTGTGACATTCGTGAGCTGACTCATATTTTGGTTCATATTTCGTAAGGATTTCGGCAGTAATAGGTTGCCGCCAGCCCATAAAAAAGCACCGAAAAATGCTATGAGCACGAGAATCATGAATTTTTTTTTGGTCATTGCGTTTCCCGCCTTGTTACTTGTCTTTATTTATAGCGTATCATTTCATTCTAAAAGTATCAAGATAAGGCTGAAAAGAGTGCAGGAACTTTTGATTTTTTAAAGAAAAATAACGAATGAGACGGTTGTATGTTAAAATAGTAACAGGCTCCTTTTTGTGGAGCTAATTTTTTTTAAAAACCATATTGCATTATTATACAAGTTGGATGTATAATTATCAAAACAGGGGGGTGTAATTAATGAAAGTTAGTGTAATTGGAGCAACAGGTTATGCCGGAGAAGAACTTATCCGATTGATTACTTGTCATCCAGAAGCCGAACTCGTTGCCATTACGTCTGAAAGTCAGACAGGTACTTCCTTTGACACGGTTTATCCACATTTTAAAGGTATATGTGAACAAAAATTAGCTTCTTTACAAGACCTTGATGAAATCACAGCAGCGAGTGATGTTTTATTTGTCGCACTCCCTCATGGTCATGCGATGGAAGTGGGGAAAAAACTTAGCGGCAGTTCTGTCAAAATGATTGATTTAGGTGCTGATTATCGTTTCACTGACACGAACGTCTATGAAAAGTGGTATAAAGTGCCTCATACTCATCCCCAGGCTCAGGCTGTTTATGGGCTCACTGAGTTATTCCGTGATGATGTGAAAACAGCGACAATTGTCGGTAATCCCGGCTGCTATACAACAGCAAGTATTTTAGCCCTTGCGCCGCTTGCCCAAGCCGGATTAGTTGATTTGAAAAATATCGTTGTCGATGCTAAATCAGGTGTGAGCGGTGCCGGACGTGGGTTGAGTCTCAACGCTCATTACAGCGAAACAGCGGATAGTATTAAGCCCTATGGAATTGCCACACATCGTCATACACCCGAGATCGAACAAGCTTTACAGCGTCTTTCCGGTCAGGATGTACTATTGAATTTCACTCCCCATCTTGTACCCATGACACGGGGAATCCTTTCTACTTGTTATGCAACCATGAAGAGTGGTGTTACGGCTAAGCAAGTTGATGAGGCTTATTATGATTTGTATAGTAATGAGTTTTTTATTCGTCTTTTGGGGCGTGGCGGTTATCCTGTTACGAAAAATACCAGAGGGTCTAACTACTGTGATATTGCGTGGCATATTGATGAGCGGACCGGACGGGTCATTGCCGTTTCGGCGATTGATAATTTAGTGAAGGGTGCAGCAGGTCAGGCTGTGCAGAACATGAATGTCATGTTTGGTTGTGATGAAACAGCGGGACTCAAGCTTGTTCCTGTGTTTCCTTAATAGTCAGGCAGAAGAGGAGGTCTCAAACATGTTTACACCGTTGGAAGAAAGCATCACCTTTCCTCAGGGATTTACAGCTGCTGGCGTTAAAGCCGGTGTAAAGAAGAGTGGCAAGGAAGATGTGGCAATTATTTATAGTGCCGTACAAGCGCAGACTGCTGCTGTGTTTACGACGAACTTAATGGCAGCGGCGCCTGTGATGGTATCGAAAAGTGTGCTTGCTTCAGGAACCGCCCAGGCCATTGTGGTCAATTCAGGTTGCGCCAATGCTTGTACAGGCGAACAAGGAATCAAAGATGCGAAGAAAATGGCTGATGTAACAGCGTCACTGCTACACATATCTGCTGAAGATGTTTTTGTTGCTTCTACGGGCGTCATTGGCGTTGTCATGCCGATGGAAAAAATCACGCAAGGTATTGGTGAGGCTGTTAAGAATTTGGCTGTTTCGGGCGGCGAACTGGCAGTCAAAGCTATTATGACGACAGATACTTTTACAAAAAGCCTGGCTTATGAATTCCCTTTAGGCGGCAAAACAGTGAAAATCGCTGGCATTGCCAAGGGCGCTGGCATGATTCAGCCCAATTTGGCGACAATGCTCAGTTTTATTACAACAGATGCTGCTGTGGCGGCGCCTGTTTTGCAGCAAGCTTTAACAGCGGCTGTAAAAACATCTTTTAATATGGTTACCGTTGATGGTGATACAAGTACAAATGATATGGTCGCTGTGCTTGCCAATGGACTAGCAGGGAACTCTCGGATTGATAGCACAACTCATGCTGATTTTGCTGTCTTCCAGGAGGCGCTGACAAGCTTGTGTACCTATTTAGCCAAGCAAGTGGCGCGTGATGGTGAAGGAGCAACGAAGTTTCTAGAGCTTACAGTGCAGCATGCGCCTTCTTTTGCCGCAGGCAAGCAAGTAGCCATGGCGATTGCCAAGTCGCCGCTGGTTAAAACGGCTTTTTTTGGGCAAGACCCGAACTGGGGCCGTATCTTGTGTGCTGTCGGTTATGCCGGTATTCCCCTTGATCCAGCAAAAATTTCCCTGACGATTGGTGAGGTAAAGATTGTTGAAAAGGGGTTAGGCATTCATTATGATGAGGCCAAACTTCACCAGGTCATGGCTGATACAGATATTCAAGTAGTTGTTGATCTTGCGGCAGGTAGCGAAACAGTGACTGTATGGAGCTGCGATTTTTCCTACGAATATGTAAAAATTAATGGCGAATATCATACGTGAGTAAAAATTCCAAAAATATAATTGAAACTAAAAAGGGTGGGGATATATGATCAACTCAGTGGCAAAAGCAGCCGTTCTTATTGATGCGCTGCCTTATATGCAGCAATTTTTCGGTAAAACTATCGTTATTAAATATGGTGGTAACGCCATGATTAATCCGAAGCTGAAGCATAGCGTCATGCAGGATATTATTTTAATGAAATATGTGGGAATGCGTCCCATTGTTGTTCACGGCGGGGGACCGGAAATTACGGCAACGCTGAAACAACTTGGCAAGGAAACGAAATTTGTCAACGGCCTGAGGGTAACCGATGCTGAGACGGTGTCAATCGCTGAAATGGTTCTTGTGGGCAAAATCAACACCGAGATTGTCACCATGCTGAACCATCAGGGAGCCAAGGCCGTAGGTCTTAGTGGCAAAGATGCCAACTTGATGATTGCTGATAGGCATTTAGCTGAAGTTCAGGAAAACGGTGAAGCTAAATTCGTTGATATTGGTTTTGTTGGCGCCGTGAAAAAGGTTAATCCCGATATTTTAAATACCCTGCTTGATCAAAATTTTATTCCCGTTATTGCACCGATTGGTGCAGGCAAAGATGGGGCAACTTATAATATTAATGCCGATTATGTTGCGGCAGAGATTGCCGGGGCTCTGAAAGCGGAAAAAATGTTACTGCTTACGGATGTAGAAGGCATTTATCGTGATTTTGCTGATAAGACATCGCTTATTTCAACTTTATCTCGTCACGAGGCGGAAACCATGGTGGAACAGCGAACAATTGACGGCGGTATGATTCCGAAAGTAGAAAGCTGTCTCAAGGCGCTCCATTACGGCGTACCCAAAACCCATATTATTGACGGACGGCAAAAGCATTCTCTGTTGCTGGAGGTTTTTACGACAACAGGTATTGGCACTGAAGTTGTACAAGATGAAGGGAGCGAGGATCATGAAAATGACTAAAGAAACCATTATGAAGCAGGATGAAAATTATTACCTGCCTGTATTTAGTCGTTATCCTATTGTGATTTCACATGGAGAAGGACCTTATGTTTATGATAGTGAAGGGAAAAAATACATCGATTTTCTGGCAGGCATTGCTGTAAATGTTTTAGGACATGGTCACAAGGCACTTGTCAATGCGATTTGCGAGCAGGCTCATAAAGTTATTCATTGCTCGAATCTTTACTATACGGCGGTTCAGGCCGAACTCGGTGAAATGCTTGCTAAGGTCAGCGGTCTTGATAAGGTCTTTCTGGCAAATAGTGGTGCTGAAGCCAATGAAGGTGCGTTAAAACTGGCGCGTAAATACGGTAAAACAATTAGCCCTGATAAATTTGAAATTATTGCAGCAGAACATTCTTTCCATGGACGTACGTTGGCGACCTTGACAGCTACAGGACAACCAAAATATCAAAAAGGGTATGAACCATTACCAGGCGGCTTTTCTCATGTACCTTTTAATGATTTAGCGGCTTTGGAAGCCAAAATAAGCGAAAAAACTTGTGCTGTTTTTCTTGAAACCATTCAAGGAGAAGGTGGCATTCATGTACCGGGAGAGAGTTATTTTGCTGGCGTAAGAAAATTATGTGATAAATATCAGGCTCTTTTAGTACTCGATGAGATTCAATGTGGTATGGGGCGTTCAGGCAAGATGTTTGCTTATCAGCTATTGAATGTAAAACCCGATATTGCGACAGTTGCCAAGGGCTTGGCTGGCGGCGTGCCGATTGGTGCCTTTATGGCGACAGACAAGGTTGCCAAAGTTTTCTCTGCGGGCGATCACGGTTCAACTTTTGGCGGCAACCCACTGGCAAGCGCTGCTGGCGTGGCCGTCCTCAAGGCGATTGCTGATGAACAGCTGCTTGAGAATACCATTACAGTTGGTAAGTATTTGTTCGACAAGCTCCAGGGTCTTAAGGCAAAGTATCCGAAAATCATTACAGAAATTCGTGGCAAAGGGCTGATTCTGGGGGCGCAGCTGACACAGCCCGGTCGCTCCATTGTAGAAGCTTGTCTCAAAAAAGGCGTTATCATTAATTGTACAGCAGGTGATGTATTACGTTTTGTACCGCCGCTGAACATTACAACGGCTCATGTTGATGAAGTCATCACTGTCTTGGATGAGGTGCTTGCTCACACGTGAGCTCAGTAATAAATGGAGGATTTAAAATGGCATTAAAAGGAAAAAATTTACTTTCCATTCATGATTTGACTGTCCAGGAGGTTCAGGACATTTTTACCTTGGCAGCCGATCTTAAACAAAGACAGAAAAAAGGTATCAGTCATCCCCTCTTGCAGGGCAAGACGCTTGGCATGATTTTCCAGAAGGCGTCGACGCGTACACGTGTGTCTTTCGAAGTGGGCATGTATCAGCTTGGCGGAAGTGCTCTGTTTTTAAGCGCCAATGATTTGCAGATTGGCCGGGGCGAACCTGTAAGGGATACAGCGCGCGTCCTTTCCCGTTATGTCGATGGTATTATGATTCGTACTTATTCTCATGAAAAAGTGCAAGAATTGGCAGAATATTCCTCTATTCCTGTTATCAATGCTCTGACTGATTACCTTCATCCCTGTCAGGCT
This portion of the Pelorhabdus rhamnosifermentans genome encodes:
- a CDS encoding transglycosylase domain-containing protein — its product is MTKKKFMILVLIAFFGAFLWAGGNLLLPKSLRNMNQNMSQLTNVTTNFNKNIHANEAMQTTAGLYQRIHRIIMLKSAVEDKLDRKSYVKMNDIPLPFQQAVIAVEDNRFYHHYGFDVESLLRATLVNMQTGAYTEGGSTITQQLVKNLFLNQDKNFGRKIEEFILAVDMELHYSKEEILEMYVNTIYFGSGSYGIKAASNNYFNKEPADLTLAQSALLAGVPNAPSLYSPFVDLAAAKQRQAVVLSLMARNNYIGPSLAAEALDAPLRLAKQ
- a CDS encoding acetylornithine transaminase, which produces MKMTKETIMKQDENYYLPVFSRYPIVISHGEGPYVYDSEGKKYIDFLAGIAVNVLGHGHKALVNAICEQAHKVIHCSNLYYTAVQAELGEMLAKVSGLDKVFLANSGAEANEGALKLARKYGKTISPDKFEIIAAEHSFHGRTLATLTATGQPKYQKGYEPLPGGFSHVPFNDLAALEAKISEKTCAVFLETIQGEGGIHVPGESYFAGVRKLCDKYQALLVLDEIQCGMGRSGKMFAYQLLNVKPDIATVAKGLAGGVPIGAFMATDKVAKVFSAGDHGSTFGGNPLASAAGVAVLKAIADEQLLENTITVGKYLFDKLQGLKAKYPKIITEIRGKGLILGAQLTQPGRSIVEACLKKGVIINCTAGDVLRFVPPLNITTAHVDEVITVLDEVLAHT
- the argB gene encoding acetylglutamate kinase, translated to MINSVAKAAVLIDALPYMQQFFGKTIVIKYGGNAMINPKLKHSVMQDIILMKYVGMRPIVVHGGGPEITATLKQLGKETKFVNGLRVTDAETVSIAEMVLVGKINTEIVTMLNHQGAKAVGLSGKDANLMIADRHLAEVQENGEAKFVDIGFVGAVKKVNPDILNTLLDQNFIPVIAPIGAGKDGATYNINADYVAAEIAGALKAEKMLLLTDVEGIYRDFADKTSLISTLSRHEAETMVEQRTIDGGMIPKVESCLKALHYGVPKTHIIDGRQKHSLLLEVFTTTGIGTEVVQDEGSEDHEND
- the argC gene encoding N-acetyl-gamma-glutamyl-phosphate reductase, whose amino-acid sequence is MKVSVIGATGYAGEELIRLITCHPEAELVAITSESQTGTSFDTVYPHFKGICEQKLASLQDLDEITAASDVLFVALPHGHAMEVGKKLSGSSVKMIDLGADYRFTDTNVYEKWYKVPHTHPQAQAVYGLTELFRDDVKTATIVGNPGCYTTASILALAPLAQAGLVDLKNIVVDAKSGVSGAGRGLSLNAHYSETADSIKPYGIATHRHTPEIEQALQRLSGQDVLLNFTPHLVPMTRGILSTCYATMKSGVTAKQVDEAYYDLYSNEFFIRLLGRGGYPVTKNTRGSNYCDIAWHIDERTGRVIAVSAIDNLVKGAAGQAVQNMNVMFGCDETAGLKLVPVFP
- the argJ gene encoding bifunctional glutamate N-acetyltransferase/amino-acid acetyltransferase ArgJ encodes the protein MFTPLEESITFPQGFTAAGVKAGVKKSGKEDVAIIYSAVQAQTAAVFTTNLMAAAPVMVSKSVLASGTAQAIVVNSGCANACTGEQGIKDAKKMADVTASLLHISAEDVFVASTGVIGVVMPMEKITQGIGEAVKNLAVSGGELAVKAIMTTDTFTKSLAYEFPLGGKTVKIAGIAKGAGMIQPNLATMLSFITTDAAVAAPVLQQALTAAVKTSFNMVTVDGDTSTNDMVAVLANGLAGNSRIDSTTHADFAVFQEALTSLCTYLAKQVARDGEGATKFLELTVQHAPSFAAGKQVAMAIAKSPLVKTAFFGQDPNWGRILCAVGYAGIPLDPAKISLTIGEVKIVEKGLGIHYDEAKLHQVMADTDIQVVVDLAAGSETVTVWSCDFSYEYVKINGEYHT